Proteins encoded in a region of the Elaeis guineensis isolate ETL-2024a chromosome 7, EG11, whole genome shotgun sequence genome:
- the LOC105048494 gene encoding probable inactive receptor kinase At1g48480: MASPLLFLFFLLSSIPGGAPDLVSDRAALLAFRSSVGPVVLPWNDSMTPCSWLGVACDAGRVTVLRLPAVGLMGQIPAGTVGNLTALRTLSLRYNALSGGLPADLAKCSQLRNLYLQRNRFSGEIPAFLFSLQNLVRLNLAGNDFSGGISPDFNNLTRLATLYLENNQLLGEIPELNLPSLSQFNVSFNQLNGSIPSKLRKMPAEAFLKTGLCGGPLGPCPGEISPSPAAEVPAGVEAEAKHDKKKLSGGAIAGIAIGAAAGVLIILILVVLLCRKRSSRAGKTRTLEAAVEAGGKPLEVTAAGRDKGAGEGGNGNGTGSHAAAAKGEAAGKKLVFFGSGARPFDLEDLLRASAEVLGKGTFGTAYKAVLEMGTAVAVKRLKDVNLPEKEFREKIEAVGAMDHPNLVPLRAYYYSKEEKLIVYDYMPMGSLSALLHGNRGSGRTPLDWETRSSIALAAARGIEYIHSTGPSASHGNIKSSNILLTKSYEARVSDHGLAHLVGPTLTTTRIAGYRAPEVTDAQKVSQKADVYSFGVLLLELLTGKAPAQAFLNDEGVDLPRWVQSVVREEWTSEVFDLELLRYQNAEEQMVQLLQLAIDCAAQYPDKRPTISEVVVRIEEIRHSSIQAVDRGQSINDGNDQS, encoded by the exons ATGGCTTCCCCTCTCTTATTCCTCTTCTTTCTACTATCCTCCATCCCCGGTGGAGCACCGGATCTGGTCTCCGACCGGGCCGCCCTCCTCGCCTTCCGCTCCTCCGTCGGCCCGGTGGTGCTCCCGTGGAATGACTCCATGACGCCGTGCTCGTGGCTGGGCGTAGCCTGCGACGCTGGCCGCGTGACCGTCCTCCGTCTCCCTGCCGTTGGCCTTATGGGTCAGATTCCGGCGGGCACCGTCGGCAACCTGACGGCGCTCCGGACGCTGAGCCTCCGCTACAATGCCCTCTCTGGCGGCCTCCCGGCGGACCTCGCCAAGTGCTCCCAGCTTCGGAACCTCTACCTCCAGCGCAACCGCTTCTCCGGCGAGATCCCGGCATTCCTCTTTTCGCTCCAGAACCTCGTCCGCCTCAACCTCGCCGGGAATGACTTCTCCGGCGGTATCTCGCCGGATTTCAACAACCTCACCCGCCTTGCCACGCTCTACCTCGAGAACAACCAGCTTTTGGGCGAGATCCCGGAGCTGAACCTCCCGAGCCTGTCCCAGTTCAACGTATCATTCAACCAGCTCAACGGATCCATCCCGTCCAAGCTCCGGAAAATGCCGGCAGAGGCGTTCTTGAAGACGGGGCTCTGCGGCGGACCGCTGGGCCCCTGTCCAGGCGAGATCTCGCCGTCGCCGGCGGCGGAGGTTCCGGCGGGCGTGGAGGCGGAGGCGAAGCACGACAAGAAGAAACTCTCCGGCGGCGCGATAGCCGGGATCGCGATTGGAGCCGCCGCCGGTGTTTTAATCATTCTCATACTGGTGGTCCTCCTCTGCCGGAAGAGGAGCAGCAGAGCGGGCAAGACGAGGACGctggaggcggcggtggaggcGGGTGGGAAGCCGCTGGAAGTGACAGCGGCGGGGAGGGATAAGGGGGCAGGGGAGGGAGGGAATGGGAACGGGACCGGCTCTCATGCGGCTGCGGCGAAGGGGGAGGCGGCGGGGAAGAAGCTGGTGTTTTTCGGGAGCGGGGCGAGGCCGTTCGATCTGGAGGATCTATTAAGGGCTTCGGCGGAAGTACTGGGGAAGGGAACGTTCGGGACGGCGTACAAGGCGGTGCTGGAGATGGGGACGGCGGTGGCGGTGAAGAGGCTCAAGGACGTGAATCTTCCCGAGAAGGAGTTCCGGGAGAAGATCGAGGCCGTCGGCGCGATGGACCACCCCAATCTGGTGCCCCTCCGGGCCTACTATTACAGCAAGGAGGAGAAGCTTATTGTCTATGATTATATGCCCATGGGCAGCCTCTCCGCCCTCTTGCACG GGAACAGAGGTTCTGGTCGGACCCCCCTCGACTGGGAGACACGATCCAGCATTGCTCTTGCAGCAGCCCGTGGCATCGAGTACATCCACTCGACGGGCCCTTCGGCTTCTCATGGCAACATCAAGTCATCCAACATTCTGCTGACGAAGTCATATGAAGCTCGAGTGTCGGATCATGGGCTTGCCCACCTTGTAGGTCCAACCTTGACCACCACCCGTATTGCTGGTTACCGTGCTCCCGAGGTCACTGATGCCCAGAAGGTCTCCCAGAAGGCTGATGTGTACAGCTTTGGTGTGCTCCTGTTGGAGCTGCTCACTGGCAAGGCCCCTGCACAGGCCTTCCTCAATGATGAGGGAGTCGACCTTCCAAGGTGGGTGCAATCCGTTGTTCGAGAGGAGTGGACATCGGAGGTGTTCGATCTGGAGCTGCTGAGGTATCAGAATGCGGAGGAGCAGATGGTGCAGCTACTGCAGCTTGCTATAGACTGTGCTGCTCAGTATCCAGATAAACGGCCCACAATATCGGAGGTGGTGGTCCGGATTGAGGAGATTCGTCATTCCAGCATTCAAGCTGTAGACCGAGGCCAGAGCATCAATGATGGCAATGACCAGTCCTAA